TTTACCCTTAGCGAGCGAAGCGAGCTTTAAAAATTTTTTTTTCAAAAACGATATTAAGTTTTGTAACTTTCAGAAACCAGGTTTTTGAGTTAAGTTAATACTCAGCATCAAAATTTAGATTAAAAACCCGGTTTCTCGACTTCGCAGTTAACTTTCAGAAACCAGGTTTTTCAGTTAACTTAATACTTAGCATCAAAATTTGGATAAAAACCCGGTTTCTTGACCCCGCAGTTAGCTCTCAGAAACCAGGTTTTTCAGTTAACTTAATACTTAGCATCAAAAGTTGGATAAAAACCCGGTTTCTTGACCCCGCAGTTAGCTCTCAGAAACCGGGTTTTTCAGTTAACTTAATACTCAGTATCAAAATTTGGATAAAAACCCGGTTTCTCGACTCCGCAGTTAGCTATCAGAAACCAGGTTTTTGAGTTAACTTAATACTTAGGATCAAAATCTCGATTAAAAACCCGGTTTCTTGACAGAAAATCTTGATGGTGCGTGCGGCTTTGCCTTACGCACCCTACGGGTAGGGTATAATTAGGAATAGCGATCGCATTCTGAGACTAACAGTATGGTTATTAGTCCTGTGGTATTAAACTTAGATAGCGTTTATCTCAGTGATGAACAGTTTTATCAATTGTGTCAAAATAACCAAGAATTAAAATTTGAACGCAATGCTCAAGGAGAATTAACCATTATGTCTCCAGTGGGGGGAGAAAGTGGAAATCGAGAAGCGGAATTAATCATTGATTTAGGTATCTGGAATCGTCAAACAAAATTAGGTTATACTTTTAGTTCATCAACGATTTTTAAACTTCCTAATGGGGCAGATCGTTCCCCCGATGTGGCGTGGGTTCAGAAAGAACGTTGGGAAAATCTCACCCCCGAACAACGGCGAAAATTCCCCCCTATTGCGCCAGATTTTGTCATAGAATTAAGGTCAGCAACGGATGAATTAGAACCTCTGCGTCAAAAAATGTTAGAATATTTAGATGCAGGAGTTCAATTAGGTTGGTTAATTAATCCTCAGCAGCAACAAGTGGAAATTTATCGAATTGAGAAACCAGTAGAATTACGAAATTTACCGACAGAATTATCCGGTGAGAATATATTACCAGGGTTTGGTTTAAATTTATCTCTTTATTAGGTAAGATTTGTCAGAATCTAGCTTTTTTGATTAACGTTATGATCTCAACTCCATCTTTCAGGTTGACTTCCTCAAAATTTT
Above is a window of Planktothrix sp. FACHB-1365 DNA encoding:
- a CDS encoding Uma2 family endonuclease, coding for MVISPVVLNLDSVYLSDEQFYQLCQNNQELKFERNAQGELTIMSPVGGESGNREAELIIDLGIWNRQTKLGYTFSSSTIFKLPNGADRSPDVAWVQKERWENLTPEQRRKFPPIAPDFVIELRSATDELEPLRQKMLEYLDAGVQLGWLINPQQQQVEIYRIEKPVELRNLPTELSGENILPGFGLNLSLY